One genomic region from Eptesicus fuscus isolate TK198812 chromosome 4, DD_ASM_mEF_20220401, whole genome shotgun sequence encodes:
- the CARD6 gene encoding caspase recruitment domain-containing protein 6, with translation MATGRAPSEIIERERKKLLEILQQDLDSILDSLTSRRLISEDEYEALEGIPDPLKKSRKLLILVQKKGEDSCQHFLKCLCSTFPESATTWGLTQEFLKHENIESPQSTGVSKSSEDLFSPGKEQPESSEITVSFKEKEHFDVDTSEMLMDTESSYGEMGWSSGENEKAYNPPTTTMPPSVESVESEVSGTIDYSQDQQRYDEPDDSLYLGEEEYLASAVFSEDAESTVEEEDCNDPEYLVYGGEEDPVYAETAEFSGDEQSYGDSEPGMLLEEEEEEESMEERKKVFKDVLSCLNLDRSRKLRPDFVQQFSLDRGCKWTPETPGDLAWNFLMKVQALDVTARDSILRHEVLGEDSKGASPSGVENLEMRDTPAMNPLDVLCAALLCSDSSLQRAVMSSMYRCRFALPLLLPDAENNKSILMLGAMKGIVKGQPALPSGGPAGETERSLTRAKMPVISFVRLGDCSFSKSRILNVLLSPAQAQLHKVFLHHDLPVPVLPRQISDGLVEIAWCFPDSHSLRESPPFFPEPVAVANLHGDLESFWTQFGFLVEVSSAVFFFTDCLGEKEWDLLMFLGEDAIERCYFILSPQARESEEAQIFQRLLKLKPSQLLFWEEEEAGEKGRSWQGLRAALQEVMSSSLRRVSVEDMASLARELGIQVDQDFENVQGIQVSPGDNLAGTVEDEGQRRHSQPESSSESPVEMPVKEPGAEGEVTQALQNFHLTPVFVPYVQNLCPFPVGTGGHFNRVPVKAPRVTGFHLGSEQKSKWFRPPPFHNSRVHGQGRSFGVQYFQPQRFCSVESFMKFSRPAQGRHMDGPFGRPPRPIWRHVKTWLGRPQATGACARSAIVVSPGGHFHSRPAGPVGKPPPRQAHARGTQPPEATEKQMRTSSHTATPHSRNFQPAGVIHRPLRPAFQQGFKLKTPGGPSNPAGQMGSHPMSNRFLPNSLFHQPTPSQGKHSQPKPFQPMASQPKPTQTKPTHPQPSQTRSSQSKPTHPQPSQARCSPAKPTHPQPSHARSSQSKPTHPQPSQARSSQSKPTHPQPSQARCSQAKPTHPQPSHARPSQPRPTQPKSSGTSASQAKASYSRAGPKRGGKH, from the exons ATGGCTACCGGGAGGGCTCCCTCCGAGATTATAGAAAGAGAACGAAAAAAGTTACTGGAAATCCTCCAGCAAGATCTGGACTCGATCCTAGATTCATTAACCTCTCGGAGGCTGATTTCCGAGGACGAGTATGAGGCGCTGGAGGGCATTCCAGACCCTCTGAAGAAAAGTCGGAAGCTGTTGATTTTGGTGCAGAAAAAGGGAGAAGACAGTTGTCAGCATTTCCTCAAATGTTTATGCAGTACTTTTCCAGAGTCAGCGACCACTTGGGGCTTAACACAAG agtttttaaaacatgaaaatatagaATCTCCTCAATCTACAGGGGTAAGCAAGAGTTCGGAAGATCTATTTTCCCCAGGAAAGGAGCAGCCGGAGAGTTCGGAGATCACAGTGTCCTTTAAAGAGAAAGAACACTTTGATGTGGACACCTCTGAGATGCTCATGGACACGGAAAGTAGTTATGGCGAGATGGGGTGGTCCTCAGGGGAAAACGAGAAGGCATACAACCCACCAACAACCACAATGCCACCTTCAGTAGAGAGTGTTGAATCTGAAGTTTCAGGAACTATTGATTATTCACAGGACCAACAGAGATACGATGAGCCCGATGATTCTTTATACTTAGGAGAAGAGGAATATCTAGCATCGGCTGTATTCTCTGAAGACGCAGAAAGCACCGTGGAAGAAGAAGATTGTAACGACCCAGAGTACCTTGTCTATGGTGGGGAAGAGGACCCTGTGTATGCAGAAACCGCAGAGTTCTCTGGTGACGAGCAGAGTTATGGTGATTCAGAACCCGGCATgctgttggaggaggaggaggaggaggaaagtatGGAAG aaagaaaaaaggtgtTTAAAGATGTCCTGTCCTGTTTGAACTTGGACAGGAGCAGAAAGCTTCGGCCGGATTTTGTTCAACAGTTCTCCTTAGATCGAGGATGTAAGTGGACACCCGAAACTCCGGGAGACCTAGCCTGGAATTTCCTGATGAAAGTTCAAGCACTGGATGTGACGGCTAGAGATTCAATCCTTAGACACGAGGTTCTGGGTGAGGATAGCAAAGGGGCGTCGCCATCCGGAGTCGAGAATCTGGAAATGAGGGACACACCAGCCATGAACCCCCTGGATGTCCTCTGTGCCGCTCTGCTGTGCTCAGACAGCTCTCTGCAGCGCGCAGTCATGTCAAGCATGTATCGATGCCGGTTTGCTCTTCCTCTGCTCCTGCCAGATGCGGAGAACAACAAAAGCATCTTAATGCTGGGAGCCATGAAAGGCATTGTGAAGGGGCAGCCAGCACTGCCTTCAGGAGGGCCGGCGGGGGAAACCGAGAGGTCTCTGACTCGCGCCAAGATGCCCGTCATCTCTTTTGTGCGTCTAGGAGACTGTAGCTTCTCCAAGTCCAGAATCCTCAACGTGCTGCTCAGTCCCGCCCAAGCCCAACTACACAAAGTCTTCCTCCATCACGACTTGCCTGTTCCGGTGCTTCCCCGGCAGATCTCGGATGGCCTGGTGGAAATAGCGTGGTGCTTTCCGGATAGCCACAGTCTCAGGGAAAGCCCTCCCTTTTTCCCAGAGCCTGTTGCTGTGGCCAACCTTCATGGAGATCTAGAAAGCTTTTGGACACAATTTGGTTTCTTGGTGGAAGTGTCCTCAGCTGTGTTTTTTTTCACTGACTGCCTAGGTGAAAAGGAATGGGACCTGCTCATGTTTTTAGGAGAAGATGCCATTGAAAGATGCTACTTTatcctcagtccccaggccagggAGAGTGAAGAGGCTCAGATTTTCCAGAGGCTTCTGAAGTTGAAGCCATCACAGCTACTGttttgggaggaggaggaagctggggagaaagggaggagctGGCAGGGCCTCCGAGCTGCCCTCCAAGAGGTGATGTCCTCATCACTCAGACGTGTGTCTGTGGAGGACATGGCCTCCCTGGCCAGGGAGTTGGGGATCCAGGTAGACCAAGACTTTGAGAACGTTCAAGGAATTCAAGTTTCCCCTGGTGACAACCTGGCTGGGACAGTTGAAGATGAGGGGCAACGAAGACACAGTCAGCCAGAAAGCTCATCTGAAAGCCCCGTTGAGATGCCTGTGAAGGAGCCTGGTGCTGAAGGTGAGGTCACCCAGGCTCTTCAGAATTTCCACCTCACCCCAGTATTCGTGCCTTATGTGCAAAACCTCTGTCCGTTCCCAGTCGGAACTGGAGGCCACTTTAACCGTGTTCCTGTGAAAGCCCCTAGGGTTACAGGCTTCCACCTTGGGTCAGAGCAGAAGTCTAAGTGGTTCCGTCCTCCACCCTTTCATAATTCAAGGGTCCATGGTCAAGGTAGAAGTTTTGGGGTTCAGTACTTCCAACCCCAGAGATTTTGTTCAGTTGAGAGTTTTATGAAATTTTCGAGACCTGCTCAGGGACGTCACATGGATGGACCATTTGGGAGACCACCAAGACCCATTTGGCGGCATGTGAAGACTTGGCTTGGCAGACCACAGGCAACGGGAGCTTGTGCAAGGTCTGCCATCGTGGTCTCCCCGGGAGGTCACTTCCACTCACGGCCAGCAGGACCAGTTGGGAAGCCACCGCCTAGGCAAGCCCACGCCCGGGGAACACAGCCGCCTGAGGCAACTGAAAAACAGATGAGAACATCATCCCACACTGCGACTCCTCACTCTCGAAACTTTCAGCCAGCAGGAGTCATACACAGACCCCTAAGACCTGCTTTTCAGCAGGGATTCAAGCTAAAGACACCAGGTGGGCCTTCAAATCCAGCTGGCCAAATGGGATCCCATCCTATGTCCAACAGATTTTTACCCAACTCTCTGTTCCATCAGCCCACGCCATCCCAGGGCAAGCATTCCCAGCCCAAACCCTTCCAACCTATGGCCTCTCAACCCAAACCTACCCAAACAAAACCCACTCATCCCCAGCCCTCCCAAACTAGAAGCTCCCAATCCAAACCCACTCATCCCCAGCCCTCCCAAGCTAGGTGCTCCCCAGCCAAACCCACTCATCCCCAGCCCTCCCATGCTAGAAGCTCCCAATCCAAACCCACTCATCCCCAGCCCTCCCAAGCTAGAAGCTCCCAATCCAAACCCACTCATCCCCAGCCCTCCCAAGCTAGGTGCTCCCAAGCCAAACCCACTCATCCCCAGCCCTCCCATGCTAGGCCTTCTCAGCCCAGACCTACTCAACCCAAGTCATCAGGAACCAGTGCTTCACAGGCTAAGGCATCCTACTCAAGAGCAGGGcccaagaggggagggaagcatTAA
- the RPL37 gene encoding 60S ribosomal protein L37, whose translation MTTTITVFNSEPRSTQRPQLSSGDSGEQSGEPDFSASASQSYPNPQHTPRADSRRGDPRRASVTLQLPQQLERRTAPTGSTSLSGSFSARYSGSVFSSGLFGLGGRSKMTKGTSSFGKRRNKTHTLCRRCGSKAYHLQKSTCGKCGYPAKRKRKYNWSAKAKRRNTTGTGRMRHLKIVYRRFRHGFREGTTPKPKRAAVAASSSS comes from the exons ATGACTACCACTATAACTGTTTTTA ATTCTGAGCCTCGATCCACGCAGCGACCTCAACTCAGCTCCGGGGACAGTGGGGAGCAATCTGGGGAACCCGACTTCTCCGCATCGGCGTCCCAGTCCTACCCGAACCCCCAGCACACGCCCCGCGCGGATTCGCGGCGCGGGGACCCCCGGAGGGCCAGCGTCACACTCCAGCTTCCCCAGCAGCTCG AACGACGCACCGCACCCACCGGAAGTACTTCCCTGAGCGGAAGCTTCTCTGCGCGATATAGCGGAAGTGTCTTCTCTTCCGGCCTCTTTGGTCTCGGCGGCAGAAGCAAGATG ACGAAGGGGACGTCATCGTTCGGCAAGCGCCGCAACAAGACGCACACGCTGTGCCGCCGCTGCGGCTCGAAGGCCTACCACCTGCAGAAGTCCACCTGCGGCAAGTGCGGCTACCCCGCCAAGCGCAAGAGGAAGT ATAACTGGAGTGCCAAGGCTAAACGACGAAACACTACCGGGACCGGTCGCATGAGGCACCTGAAAATTGTGTACCGCAGATTCAG GCATGGATTCCGTGAAGGAACAACACCTAAACCCAAGAGGGCAGCTGTTGCCGCATCCAGTTCATCTTAA